In the genome of Flavobacteriales bacterium, the window TACAATCTCGCCTATGGCATTTCGTTTAAAAATATATTCTTTTCCTGCTTCATTGATGATGGCACTCAAATCGTCGTTTCGGTTGTACCTAAAACGGATTTCGGTATCATTTTGCTGTCTTTTTAGCAGTTTTCCGTTGTGGGCATAAGTAAAAGCTACTTGTTGGTGGCTGTTTTTGGCTTCTACCATATTGCCCATGGCATCGTATTTCAAATAAAGCGGACTCTCCAATGAGCTAAAAATCTCGGTAAGTCTGCCAAGTGCGTCATATACATAACGGGCTCTTTTGTCTTGGTGATATTCTTGAGTCGTTTGTCCATACTCATTGTATGCCCACTGCATGGTGTCGCCATCGGGTAACCGTACTTCTTTTATTTGTTTATTGGGATGATAGTGTATGTGGGTTTCTTCTCCCAAAGAATCAATCACTGTTTTTAGCAATCCATCTTCGTATTCATAACGGGTTATATCGCCTTTCGGTCCTTGCTGTTCGGTGAGCAATCCTGTTTCGTTATACTCCCAATGCCAAATCGCCCCCAAGGCATTTTTTGCCATAATCAATCGATTATCCTCGTATGCAAACTGAATTTTTCCGCCATTGGGCAATAGTTCCGAAGTTTTGTTTCCATATTCATCATAGCCGAAATAGGTTGCATTTCCTGCTCTGTCTGTGTGTTTAATGAGTTCATTGTCCAAACCATAACTCCAAGATTCCTCTTGCCCCAATGCATTGATGGTCTTTATCAGGTTTCCATCCTCAAAAAAATGCTGACTGGTATCTCCATAAAAATCTCTAACCGAGGTTTTGTTTCCTTCATAAGTATAATGCAGTACATTGTGATGAACAGGTGAGTTTTCTTCTAATTCGTATCGTTTTACACAACGGATTTTTTTGTCAATCTCTTGATATTCCCAACAGTTTTTACTTTTGTTTTTTCGGGTAAGGGTCTGTAAGTTTTTATCCTGATATTCACAGGTTTCTTCTTGCTCCAAGATATCCGTAATTCCCTGCAAAAAACCATCTTCGTATCGGTAGGAAATCAATCTTTTGGCTTCTGCCAATTCTTGGGTATCTAACCAAATGGATTCTATTCTAGCCTTTTTATCATATCGAAAAAGGAGATTTCGCTGATAATAATCGGTAATTTGATGAATTTGTAATCCATCCCTTTTGTATTGGTAGTTGATCTCAAAAACACCTTTATATATTTTGCTTAATCGCCATTTTTTTGGGTGATATTCTTCAAAGAAATAGTGTGTATCTTTTTCATAACGATGAATCAAAATACCTTTTTCTTGATATTCATAA includes:
- a CDS encoding DUF6531 domain-containing protein, whose protein sequence is MIDLSTGEIILHEEDFTLEGPIPFSITRNYFSFIDRKGLLGEKWHLNLEQHIHIDETSDYFVWQNCSGNIIEIPLIPLNDKAFVTEHQFSYEYQEKGILIHRYEKDTHYFFEEYHPKKWRLSKIYKGVFEINYQYKRDGLQIHQITDYYQRNLLFRYDKKARIESIWLDTQELAEAKRLISYRYEDGFLQGITDILEQEETCEYQDKNLQTLTRKNKSKNCWEYQEIDKKIRCVKRYELEENSPVHHNVLHYTYEGNKTSVRDFYGDTSQHFFEDGNLIKTINALGQEESWSYGLDNELIKHTDRAGNATYFGYDEYGNKTSELLPNGGKIQFAYEDNRLIMAKNALGAIWHWEYNETGLLTEQQGPKGDITRYEYEDGLLKTVIDSLGEETHIHYHPNKQIKEVRLPDGDTMQWAYNEYGQTTQEYHQDKRARYVYDALGRLTEIFSSLESPLYLKYDAMGNMVEAKNSHQQVAFTYAHNGKLLKRQQNDTEIRFRYNRNDDLSAIINEAGKEYIFKRNAIGEIVREIGFDGKQHRYFYDAGGRMSHILQPNGETKKMEYDLLGNLTKIYFDDQERASEYFRYNQAGQLIEATNEHSRVLFERDPLGNIISEQQNGVTIQHQYNRQSQRIGLESSLGLKLEIKRNNWGQIEAYQALQGDKEWQMSLKQNHLGLETERLLPGGVSLSTERDVMGKPLRQLTQKGKQTYQDRRYSWNNNNKLTGIENRTNGDWVQFSYNPFGYLAKAQYSTGESIFKMPDVLGNLFHTQDKDQLVYTDAGGLLADRKKEIAYQYDKNGNLTYKHDSKGAKYFFWD